TCGCGGCTGGATGCCGGCGGCGTGCAGCCCAAGATCAGCAGTTTTGCGTTGGGCCCCATGCTGGCCATGGTGGTGCAGTCCGAATCTGCTCATGCTGCGGAGCGCGGTCTTACCCTGCGTGCCCGCCCCTGCCCCTATTGGGTGCAAAGCGACCCGATCCTGCTGGAGCGCATCGTCCGCAACCTGCTGGGCAACGCGATTCGCTACACCCGTCGTGGCGGCGTAATGGTGGCATGCCGACGCCGCGGCACCCAGCTGCTGCTGCAAGTCTGGGATACCGGCATCGGTATCGAACCCGCGCAGCAAACTGCCATCTTCGACGAGTTCTACCAGGTACCCGGCGTCTCCCGGGACCGCGCGCAGGGCCTGGGCCTGGGGCTTTCCATCGTGAACCAGTACAGCCAGCTGCTGGGCCATCCGCTGGGCCTGGTGTCACGGCCGGGGCGGGGATCGTGTTTCAGCATCACCCTGCCACTGGCACCGGTGAATCCTGCTCTGCCGCAAACGGCTGTGAGCGAGACCTTCGACCTGACCGGCCACTTCATCCTGCTGATCGACGATGATGAGCGTATCCGGGAGGCCACTTCGCTGCTGCTGCGCAGCTGGGGCTGTCATGTCGATACGGCACGTGATCTGGCCAGTGCGCGCGAGGCACTGGACCGACACCTTCGCGCACCCGATCTGCTGCTGGTGGATTTCCGGCTGGATCAGGGCCTGCGTGGTCCCGATGTGATCACGGCATTACGTTCGGAACTGGAAGAAGATGTGCCGGCCATCATCATCAGCGGCGATGTATCAATCGATGGCTTCTGGCAAGCGGATGGCGCTGCACCACAGGTGCTGCACAAGCCCTTGCATCCCGCTGAACTGCGTCAGGCGCTGGCCGACCAGCTCGGTAATGCATCAACGGTCAAAACAGAGCCCGAGACGGCTGGCCTCGATGACCGCCTGAGTGCGGGTGGTGACATTGAGCAGGCGCAGAATGGCACTGATATGGCTTTTGACCGTCGCGGTTGAGATATCCAGATCTCGGCAGATCTGCTTGTTGGACATCCCCTGCAATACACGCTGCAGAACCTGCGCCTGGCGCGGCGACAAGCCAAGGTCTTCGGGTGACACCGCCCTTGCTGGCGCCGGCAGGGGGCGGCCGCTGCCAGACATCAGCACCTCGGTCGGCACATAGATGCCGCCAGCCAGAATGAGCCGCAGCGCGGCAATCATCACCTCTGTCTGCACGCTTTTCGGAATGAAGCCCATGGCCCCGTCGCCAATCGCCCGAAGGATGACGGCAGGCTCGTCGTGGCCGGAAACCACCACCACCGGTAAACCGGGGTAGTGAGATTGCAGCCGCGCCAGACCGGTCATGCCGGATTCCTCGGCCAGTTCCAGATCCAGCAGGACCAGATCCGGCAAGGCATCCTGCGCGAGGCACGCCAGCGCCTCATTGCAATTGCCGACGCCGGTTACGGCAACGCCTTCGTCCAGCCGCTGCAGTAGCGCCGCCAGACCATCCCGGAACAAAGCGTGATCATCGATCAGCAGTACGCGCACGTCAGTCGAAATTCTGCGCCAGGAACTTGCGGATATCGCCCTCGATACGTGGCTTGAGCGCCATCAGCAAAAAGCCCAGATTGACCTCGACAACAATCTTGTCAGGATTCACCGTGAGGCAACCGTTCACGCCGGTACGCTTGAAGTGCAGTACCTCGCCCTCCCAGCGGCACACCATGTCGAACTCCTGCTGCATCTGATCGGCCACGTTGGAGGCGAGCTGAAGCGCCTCATCGTGAGGTTTGCTATGGGGGTAATTGATATGAATGGACATCCGGAACTCCGCCAAACAGGGCAACAATGCGGCAACGCAAGCCGCTATTCACTTGCAGCTTAGCCGATGAACGGCAATACGGGGAGTCTCACCACCGTATCGCTCAGAGATTAAAGACCTGGAATGGATCGGGATCGGCGGCCAGTATTCGCTCCAGGATCAGGGTTTCACGATCGCGGATGGTATCCAGGAAGTGATCCGCCCCTTTCATATGCAGGAATGCCGCAAAGCCCCGCTCCAGAAAGTCCTGCAACTCCCCCAGCCCGGCCAGATGGGCCGGACCATGCGCGAGCTTCAAGGTCATCTGCACCAGAGGTCGCTGGACCAACTGATCCAGCTCATGGCCCAGCGTATGCACCAACGCAATCTGTTCATAGCGTGCGGCTGCCTGATCACAGCGACGATAGGCCTCCGCGTAATTGACCGCGTTGATCTGATCCACGCGCAGGGTATCGAACAGCATGCTGGCCATCTGCGCATCCAGTTGCTGGCTCAGTTGATTGAGATGCAACGCGCTAGCCAATGCCTGGGTGGCCCGGCGCGGTAGTAAGGCCCGCATCTTGGCAATCACCCTCGCACCGTCAGCATCCCGGCGCGAGTAATCCTTCGGTCCGTAGATATCCGTCAGGAAGAAGGTGGTGGCCTGCGCGTAACGCGCATCGGCTGAAAGGTCGGCATACGTGGCGGCCAGGCGGTCTGCCTGCCAGCGGGCAAGCAGGTAAGCAGGGCGGCTGAGGCCGCTTTGGGCGATGGCGTCGTCAAGTTGAGCAAGCATGCTGTAGCGAAAAAGTGATGGGCGTAAATCTGACAGCGTGGCAAGGACGCACAGCGCAGGCCGCGTCCTTACGGGCCCTGCCGCGAGCACGGACAAAATCACAACGTTGCGATAGTACAACAGTGTGGTTTAGCCACCAGTGCGCACAACAAAAACCCGATAAAAAACTGGCACTTAGCGCAACCCAGCCCGGATAATTCATTCCAACAGAGGCCGATTTGCGAGCCGATTATAAGCGCCGCCACCCAGCGGCACCCGGGCACAGTTCGGATATCTCGTTATCCACCCGGCAGTACCGGACCGATTTTTCGTTTTGTAAACTCAAGGAGTGCCACCATGGCAAAGTCGCTGAAGAAAGCTACCGAAGAAAAGCAGTACGCTCACGTTATTCTTGAATCCGCCAACCAGATCTGGCTGGCAGGCCTGGGTGCTTTCGCCAAGGCACAAGGCGAAGGCGTGAAGGCTTTCGACACGCTGGTCGAAACCGGCAAGCAAGTTGAAGAAAAGAGCCGCAAGTCGGCCGAGGAGAAAGTTGTGGCAGTGACCAGCAAAGCAACCGAGACCTGGGACAAGCTGGAACAAGTGTTCCAGGACCGCGTCGCCCGCGCCCTGAACGCACTGGGCGTGCCCAGCAACAAGGATCTGGCCGACCTGAACAAGCGCATCGACGAGCTGAACAAGAGCGTCAATGAGCTGCTCAAGAAGCAAACCGCCAAGCCGGCTGCTGCCGCTGCCAAGGCTGAAGAAAAGCCCGCTGCCAAGGCCTGAGTCCTGGGTACCGCGCTGTAGCAAAACGGGGCGGCGCCTTGTGCGTCCGCCCCGTTTTGTTTGTTTGCCTGTGAATCTGTCCATGTATACGCGCACTTGTCGTTGCGATGCAGCGATGCGGCGCCTTGCAGGCGGCCTCACAGGCAAGCAAGCAATTGCTCTAAAATAGCACCTTGTTCTACCGGAGTTGTCGTCGATGCCCCCCGCCTCACCTCGCACTGCCCGCTCTCAGATTGGCCTCAACCTCGCGGCAGGCGGCCCATTGGGCGCCATTTATGAAGTCGGGGCCCTGTGTGCTTTGGATGAGGCCCTGGTCGGCATCGAACTGACGGATCTGGACGTTTATGTCGGGGTCAGTGCAGGCAGTTTCATTGCCGCCGCACTGGCCAATGGCATCTCTCCCCGCGAGATGTACCGGATCTTCATCACCAACGAAGCCAAGGACATTCCGTTCGAGCCTGATCAGTTCCTGCGCCCGGCCTACCGTGAGTATTTCCGCCGCGCCATGGGCTTGCCCGAACTCATGTTCGACGCCTTCTGGGATTTCATCACCCGGCCGCGCGAAGTCGGTCTCACGGGCGCCATGATGCAGCTGGCCCACGCGATCCCCACCGGCCTGTTCGATAACAGCGAAATTGATCGTTTTCTGACCCGCGTATTTACCTCCGGCGGCAGGACCAACGATTTCCGCGCACTGCGCAACAAGCTGTACATCGTGGCAACCGATCTCGATACCGGTCGCTCAGTGAAGTTTGGCGAACCCGGCTACGACCATGTGGCCATCTCCAAGGCGGTCCAGGCGTCTTCTGCCCTGCCGGGCCTGTTCCCACCGGTGGAGATCGATGGCGATCACTTTGTAGACGGGGCGCTCAAGAAAACGCTGCACACCTCTATCAGCTTGGACGAAGACGCCAATCTGGTCATTTGCGTCAACCCGATCGTCCCCTTCGATTCACGTCTTGCGGCCACAGGTCACCCGGATTCACGTGACCGGCTGATGCAGGGCGGCTTGCCCGTCGTGCTGTCGCAGACCTTCCGCTCGATCATCCACTCGCGCATGCGCGTAGGCATGCAGCGTTACGCTGAAGCCTATGAACACGCCGACATCGTGCTGTTCGAGCCCAGCCACGGCGATCAGGAAATCTTCTTTTCCAATGTATTCAGCTATGCCGACCGCGAGAACATGTGCGAGCACGCCTACCAGCACACGCGTGAAGACCTTCGCCAGCGTGCCGATCTGCTTGAGCCCATCCTCGCCAAACATGGGGTGCGCATCAATCATGAAGCGCTTGAGGAAGAGCGCTGGCTATCTCAAAAGGCCTATCACCATTATTGGCGCAAATTTGATGACCGCCCGCAGCCTGACGCAGGCATCGACAAGCTTTACCACACCCTGAACCAGCTGGATCAGTGGTTACAGACACGGCGTTGAGGCAGAGCGAGTCAAGCCGGGCAGCAATCAAAAAGGGGCGGTGAATACCGCCCCTTTTGCGTCAGGAAACCGAGCACCTCAGGCTTCGAAATTCGCCTCGAAGAAGTTCACGTAAGCCTCGTGCAGACGCTTCATGTCTGCGGACAATCTGGCCATGTCTCGTGCTTTGAGCGATTCCAGGTAATCCCAGCGTGTCGGCGCATCGTTCAGGCGCTTGCCCTTGTTCTTGCGCAGCACTTCGGCGTAGTAGCGAGTAGCCCGCTTGAGGGTGATCTGGATCATCTCCAGCAACAGCGGCCGGTTGGCCTTGCTCAGCAAGACGGCGTAATAC
The nucleotide sequence above comes from Chitinimonas sp. BJYL2. Encoded proteins:
- a CDS encoding response regulator transcription factor produces the protein MRVLLIDDHALFRDGLAALLQRLDEGVAVTGVGNCNEALACLAQDALPDLVLLDLELAEESGMTGLARLQSHYPGLPVVVVSGHDEPAVILRAIGDGAMGFIPKSVQTEVMIAALRLILAGGIYVPTEVLMSGSGRPLPAPARAVSPEDLGLSPRQAQVLQRVLQGMSNKQICRDLDISTATVKSHISAILRLLNVTTRTQAVIEASRLGLCFDR
- a CDS encoding patatin-like phospholipase family protein, with protein sequence MPPASPRTARSQIGLNLAAGGPLGAIYEVGALCALDEALVGIELTDLDVYVGVSAGSFIAAALANGISPREMYRIFITNEAKDIPFEPDQFLRPAYREYFRRAMGLPELMFDAFWDFITRPREVGLTGAMMQLAHAIPTGLFDNSEIDRFLTRVFTSGGRTNDFRALRNKLYIVATDLDTGRSVKFGEPGYDHVAISKAVQASSALPGLFPPVEIDGDHFVDGALKKTLHTSISLDEDANLVICVNPIVPFDSRLAATGHPDSRDRLMQGGLPVVLSQTFRSIIHSRMRVGMQRYAEAYEHADIVLFEPSHGDQEIFFSNVFSYADRENMCEHAYQHTREDLRQRADLLEPILAKHGVRINHEALEEERWLSQKAYHHYWRKFDDRPQPDAGIDKLYHTLNQLDQWLQTRR
- a CDS encoding phasin family protein, with translation MAKSLKKATEEKQYAHVILESANQIWLAGLGAFAKAQGEGVKAFDTLVETGKQVEEKSRKSAEEKVVAVTSKATETWDKLEQVFQDRVARALNALGVPSNKDLADLNKRIDELNKSVNELLKKQTAKPAAAAAKAEEKPAAKA
- a CDS encoding polyhydroxyalkanoic acid system family protein, producing the protein MSIHINYPHSKPHDEALQLASNVADQMQQEFDMVCRWEGEVLHFKRTGVNGCLTVNPDKIVVEVNLGFLLMALKPRIEGDIRKFLAQNFD